One Euphorbia lathyris chromosome 1, ddEupLath1.1, whole genome shotgun sequence DNA segment encodes these proteins:
- the LOC136208359 gene encoding uncharacterized protein isoform X1 translates to MENLQKSPIKEANQAEEQSPIEMECKTPIQDNKNDPKSMNSSGDSRKTNTPDRLQVPKAFKYPERYRSPTDLMVSPVTKGILARNRKVASLLPPSINHPKQVQDVGPEVVSFKIEI, encoded by the exons ATGGAGAATTTGCAAAAATCGCCGATTAAAGAGGCAAATCAAGCAGAAGAACAATCTCCGATTGAAATGGAATGCAAAACCCCGATTCAAGATAACAAAAACGACCCAAAATCCATGAATTCTAGCGGCGATTCTCGTAAAACGAATACACCAGATCGTCTTCAAGTCCCCAAGGCTTTTAAGTACCCTGAAAG GTATCGAAGCCCAACTGATCTTATGGTTTCCCCTGTTACGAAAGGCATCCTTGCAAGAAACAGAAAGGTTGCTTCTTTATTGCCCCCTTCCATCAATCACCCCAAG CAGGTTCAAGATGTTGGTCCAGAGGTGGTCTCTTTCAAgattgaaatataa
- the LOC136208359 gene encoding uncharacterized protein isoform X2 → MENLQKSPIKEANQAEEQSPIEMECKTPIQDNKNDPKSMNSSGDSRKTNTPDRLQVPKAFKYPERYRSPTDLMVSPVTKGILARNRKVASLLPPSINHPKVQDVGPEVVSFKIEI, encoded by the exons ATGGAGAATTTGCAAAAATCGCCGATTAAAGAGGCAAATCAAGCAGAAGAACAATCTCCGATTGAAATGGAATGCAAAACCCCGATTCAAGATAACAAAAACGACCCAAAATCCATGAATTCTAGCGGCGATTCTCGTAAAACGAATACACCAGATCGTCTTCAAGTCCCCAAGGCTTTTAAGTACCCTGAAAG GTATCGAAGCCCAACTGATCTTATGGTTTCCCCTGTTACGAAAGGCATCCTTGCAAGAAACAGAAAGGTTGCTTCTTTATTGCCCCCTTCCATCAATCACCCCAAG GTTCAAGATGTTGGTCCAGAGGTGGTCTCTTTCAAgattgaaatataa